A stretch of the Arachis stenosperma cultivar V10309 chromosome 6, arast.V10309.gnm1.PFL2, whole genome shotgun sequence genome encodes the following:
- the LOC130934358 gene encoding uncharacterized protein LOC130934358 — MAALQNMVADMQATAEVNPSKFKGTTNPTEADTWFQAMEHTLQAQLVPKKQCVEFATYLLTGEVSHWWQGTRHLLQHGDDPITWDAFQEEFYKKYFLNSARTAKELELLQLKPGAISVSEYIDKRAPKQYLQFSRAYGDQDFHSKGRVTEECLKKAAAERGSHRESFPLNRGKSFAPRGLPFKWEGFTPQRTQGQNNFRRPNNNNVPGRRFRKQPQNEQMCARCGSYHLGVPCKAG, encoded by the exons ATGGCTGCGTTGCAGAACATGGTTGCTGATATGCAGGCCACTGCTGAG gttaatccgTCAAAATTCAAGGGAACCACCAATCCGACCGAAGCCGACACTTGGTTTCAAGCTATGGAGCACACACTGCAAGCGCAGTTGGTACCTAAAAAGCAGTGCGTCGAGTTTGCTACTTATCTGCTTACTGGGGAAGTGTCACACTGGTGGCAGGGAACCCGACATCTCCTACAACATGGTGATGATCCTATCACCTGGGATGCTTTTCAGGAGGAATTTTACAAGAAGTACTTTTTGAACTCCGCTAGAACGGCCAAGGAATTGGAGCTACTGCAGCTAAAGCCGGGTGCTATTTCTGTATCTGAATATATAGACAA GAGGGCTCCGAAGCAATATCTACAGTTTAGTAGGGCCTATGGAGATCAGGACTTTCATAGTAAGGGCAGAGTTACCGAAGAGTGTCTGAAGAAGGCAGCTGCAGAAAGAGGAAGTCATAGGGAATCATTCCCACTGAACCGAGGGAAGAGTTTTGCTCCTAGAGGTCTGCCCTTCAAGTGGGAAGGTTTTACACCACAAAGAACTCAGGGTCAAAATAACTTTAGGAGGCCTAATAACAACAATGTTCCAGGGAGGAGATTtaggaagcagcctcagaatgagcAGATGTGTGCTAGATGTGGGAGTTACCATCTTGGTGTTCCGTGCAAGGCCGGCTAG